In bacterium, the sequence CCGCGATCACCGCGATCCGCATCGAGGGCGTGCCCCATGAGTTCACCACCATCCCCGGCGTCGTCGAGGACGTGGTGGACATCATCCTCAACCTGAAGGGCGTTGTGCTCAAGATGCACGCCGGCGACACCAAGACGGCGCACATCAGCGTGCACCGCGAGGGCGTCGTCACGGCGGCGGACATCGTGACCGATTCGGACATCGAGGTCGTGAACCCCGAGTGGCCCATCGCCACCCTGGACAAGGGCGCGTCGCTCGAGATCGAGCTGCAGATCGAAAAGGGCAAGGGCTTCGTGCCCGCGGACAAGAACCGCAAGCCTCATCAGGCCGTCGGGGTCATCCCCGTCGACTCGATCTTCATGCCGATCCGCAAGGTCAACTACAGCGTCGAAGACACCCGCGTCGGCCAGATGACGGACTTCGACCGGCTCAACCTCGAGCTCTGGACCAACGGCTCGGTGGATGCCACCGAGGCGATCAGCCGCGCTGCGGATATCCTGATCCGTCAGTTCGACGCCTTCGCCGATCTGGCTCGCGAGAGCCTGCCCGGCGGCGGCAAGAAGGCTGAAGTCGGCGAGCCGGGCAAGCCCCAGCCCACCGATATGTCGATCGAGGAGCTCGAGCTCTCGGTCCGCGCTTACAACTGCTTGAAGCGCGCGAACATCTACACCGTCGGCGACCTGCTCAAGAAGTCTGAGCGCGAGCTGATGGACATCAAGAACTTCGGTAAGAAGTCCGCCGAGGAAGTCATCGAGCGCATGCGGGCCTTCGGGTTCCACATGGCTTCGGGTGAGCCTTCGGACGACCTCGCCGTTGCGAGAGAGGATTAACACATGCGTCATCG encodes:
- a CDS encoding DNA-directed RNA polymerase subunit alpha — its product is MDKPKIELMESHKTPEGLTYSKFVAEPLDRGYGTTLGNAMRRVLLSDIEGAAITAIRIEGVPHEFTTIPGVVEDVVDIILNLKGVVLKMHAGDTKTAHISVHREGVVTAADIVTDSDIEVVNPEWPIATLDKGASLEIELQIEKGKGFVPADKNRKPHQAVGVIPVDSIFMPIRKVNYSVEDTRVGQMTDFDRLNLELWTNGSVDATEAISRAADILIRQFDAFADLARESLPGGGKKAEVGEPGKPQPTDMSIEELELSVRAYNCLKRANIYTVGDLLKKSERELMDIKNFGKKSAEEVIERMRAFGFHMASGEPSDDLAVARED